Proteins co-encoded in one Arachis hypogaea cultivar Tifrunner chromosome 13, arahy.Tifrunner.gnm2.J5K5, whole genome shotgun sequence genomic window:
- the LOC112736864 gene encoding uncharacterized protein, whose protein sequence is MATKLALWFLPFLLFFLMNGHGISSRDLKVELQDHTDTNSQAYLTGYNTEKEADSQAYLTGYNSQKEVNPQAYLTGYNSQKEVNPQAYLTGYNTEKKADSQAYLTGYNSQKEVNPQAYLTGYNTKKKADSQTYLTGYNTHKDEYLTGYIATSDNTQSNYKTSKKHNHPSHHANNVKNHPSHSHHANLNQPYITTYETSNAHDANKPNYLIGYRTSTHAPGKDITGYTTTPRDQKESRYGIDTPYITQYGGGDGFKEDSDTPYIAQYGDAKKGPKESRYGTDEPYITGYGADVAPKRDSNAPYIAQYGVGGSNKEIKKSATAQDSAKPNFTNYGLHSKKAQGLKGGPPSSNVDHTEAFKVGFFAMDDLYIGNIMTLQFPVEDFSHFLPKRQVDSIPFSIPQLPSVLQLFSISQDSSQAKSMRGTIEQCEAGTITGETKICANSLESMLEFVHNIIGSEEKHNIHTTSPSSGAPLQKYTILKISEDIYAPKWVACHPLPYPYGVYYCHFISTGTRVFKVLLDGENGDKVEALGVCHLDTSDWSPNHILFKQLGFMPGEAPVCHFFPVKHLMWVPQPSTATM, encoded by the exons ATGGCTACCAAGCTTGCTCTTTGGTTTCTTCCGTTTCTCCTTTTCTTCTTAATG AATGGACATGGCATCAGCAGCAGAGATTTGAAGGTAGAGTTGCAAGATCATACAGATACGAATTCACAAGCTTACCTCACAGGGTACAACACTGAGAAGGAAGCAGATTCACAAGCATACCTCACAGGGTACAACTCTCAGAAAGAAGTGAATCCGCAAGCATACCTCACAGGGTACAACTCTCAGAAAGAAGTGAATCCGCAAGCATACCTCACAGGGTACAACACTGAAAAGAAAGCAGATTCACAAGCATACCTCACAGGGTACAACTCTCAAAAAGAAGTGAATCCGCAAGCATACCTCACAGGGTACAACACTAAGAAGAAAGCAGATTCACAAACATATCTCACAGGATACAACACTCACAAGGATGAATACCTTACAGGGTACATAGCCACTTCAGACAATACCCAATCAAATTACAAAACATCCAAAAAACACAACCACCCTTCACATCATGCAAACAACGTAAAAAACCATCCATCACATTCACACCATGCAAATCTCAATCAACCTTACATCACCACCTATGAAACTTCTAATGCCCATGATGCCAACAAACCTAACTACCTTATAGGTTATAGAACCAGTACCCATGCTCCTGGCAAAGATATTACTGGGTACACAACTACTCCCCGTGATCAAAAGGAGTCTCGCTATGGTATCGACACGCCATACATCACTCAatatggtggtggtgatggtttcAAGGAAGATTCAGATACACCATATATTGCTCAATATGGTGATGCAAAAAAAGGTCCAAAGGAGTCTCGCTATGGTACCGACGAGCCATATATCACTGGATATGGTGCTGATGTTGCTCCCAAAAGAGATTCAAATGCGCCATACATCGCTCAATATGGCGTTGGTGGTTCcaacaaagaaataaaaaaatctgCCACAGCCCAGGATTCGGCTAAGCCCAACTTTACAAATTATGGCCTTCATTCCAAGAAAGCACAAGGGTTGAAGGGAGGGCCACCATCTTCTAATGTAGACCACACTGAGGCATTCAAGGTTGGATTCTTTGCCATGGATGATCTCTACATAGGGAACATTATGACCCTCCAATTTCCTGTCGAAGACTTTTCTCACTTCCTACCAAAGAGACAAGTTGACTCCATTCCTTTCTCAATCCCACAACTTCCAAGTGTCCTTCAACTCTTCTCAATCTCTCAAGATTCTTCACAAGCCAAGTCCATGAGAGGCACAATTGAACAATGTGAAGCAGGAACCATCACAGGGGAGACTAAGATTTGTGCTAACTCTTTAGAGTCCATGCTGGAATTCGTCCACAACATCATTGGATCAGAGGAAAAgcacaacattcacacaactagTCCATCTTCAGGGGCTCCTCTGCAAAAATATACCATTTTGAAAATATCAGAAGATATCTATGCTCCTAAATGGGTAGCTTGTCATCCTCTGCCATACCCATATGGTGTTTACTATTGCCACTTCATATCAACAGGGACCAGGGTGTTCAAGGTCTTGTTAGATGGTGAGAATGGAGACAAAGTTGAAGCTCTTGGCGTGTGCCACTTGGACACATCTGATTGGAGCCCAAATCACATTCTGTTTAAGCAGCTTGGGTTCATGCCTGGGGAGGCTCCAGTGTGCCACTTCTTCCCTGTGAAGCATCTTATGTGGGTTCCCCAACCCTCAACAGCCACCATGTGA